Genomic window (Streptosporangium brasiliense):
AACCGTGTGCCTACAAGCCGTAGGAGCGTAAACAGGCTTGCCTGTTTGTGATGTGACTGCGTGCCTTTTGAAGAATGAGCCTGCGAGTTATGGTGTGTGGCGAGGTTAACCCGTGTGGGGGAGCCGTAGCGAAAGCGAGTCTGAATAGGGCGTTTGAGTCGCATGCTGTAGACCCGAAGCGGAGTGATCTAGGCATGGGCAGGTTGAAGCGCGGGTAAGACCGCGTGGAGGACCGAACCCACCAGGGTTGAAAACCTGGGGGATGACCTGTGTTTAGGGGTGAAAGGCCAATCAAACTCCGTGATAGCTGGTTCTCCCCGAAATGCATTTAGGTGCAGCGTTACGTGTTTCTTGCCGGAGGTAGAGCACTGGATGGCCGATGGGCCCGACAAGGTTACTGACGTCAGCCAAACTCCGAATGCCGGTAAGTGAGAGCGTAGCAGTGAGACTGCGGGGGATAAGCTCCGTAGTCGAGAGGGAAACAGCCCAGACCACCGACTAAGGCCCCTAAGCGTGTGCTAAGTGGGAAAGGATGTGGAGTCGCAGTGACAACCAGGAGGTTGGCTTAGAAGCAGCCACCCTTGAAAGAGTGCGTAATAGCTCACTGGTCAAGTGATTCCGCGCCGACAATGTAGCGGGGCTCAAGTACACCGCCGAAGTCGTGGCATTCACACATGTGTCCGAGCCTTTGTGGTTTAGGTGTGTGGATGGGTAGGGGAGCGTCGTGCGGCCGGCGAAGCAGCAGAGTGATCTAGTTGTGGAGGCCGTGCGAGTGAGAATGCAGGCATGAGTAGCGAATCAGAAGTGAGAAACTTCTGCGCCGGATGACCAAGGGTTCCTGGGGCAGGCTAATCCGCCCAGGGTAAGTCGGGACCTAAGGCGAGGCCGACAGGCGTAGTCGATGGACAACGGGTTGATATTCCCGTACCCGCTACGATGCGCCAATACTGAATCCAGTGATACTAAGGGTCCTTAACTCGGTTGCCCCTTCGGGGGCGGCGTCAGAGTGAACGCCTGGCCTGATCTGGTAGTAGGTAAGCGATGGGGTGACGCAGGAAGGTAGCCCAGCCCAGGCGATGGTAGTCCTGGGGTAAGCATGTAGGGAGGACCGTAGGCAAATCCGCGGTCCATGTATCCTGAGATGTGATGCCGAGCCGATTGTGGCGAAGTGGGTGATCCTATGCTGCCGAGAAAAGCCTCTAGTGAGTGTCGTGGCGGCCCGTACCCGAAACCGACTCAGGTGGTCAGGTAGAGAATACCAAGGCGATCGGGTGAACTGCGGTTAAGGAACTCGGCAAATTGCCCCCGTAACTTCGGGAGAAGGGGGGCCTTCGCTGGTGATGGGACTTGCTCCCTGAGCTGGTGGGGGTCGCAGAGGCCAGGGGGAAGCGACTGTTTACTAAAAACACAGGTCCGTGCGAAGTCGTAAGACGATGTATACGGACTGACGCCTGCCCGGTGCTGGAACGTTAAGGGGACCGGTTAGCTGCAGTAATGTGGCGAAGCTGAGAACTTAAGCGCCAGTAAACGGCGGTGGTAACTATAACCATCCTAAGGTAGCGAAATTCCTTGTCGGGTAAGTTCCGACCTGCACGAATGGCGTAACGACTTCCCCGCTGTCTCAACCGCAGACCCGGCGAAATTGCACTACGAGTAAAGATGCTCGTTACGCGCAGCAGGACGGAAAGACCCCGGGACCTTCACTACAGCTTGACATTGGCGTTTGGAACGGTTTGTGTAGGATAGGTGGGAGACGGTGAAGCTGTCACGCTAGTGATGGTGGAGTCATTGGTGAAATACCACTCTGGTCGTTTTGGACGTCTAACTTCGGTCCGTGATCCGGATCAGGGACAGTGTCTGGTGGGTAGTTTAACTGGGGCGGTTGCCTCCTAAAGAGTAACGGAGGCGCCCAAAGGTTCCCTCAGCCTGGTTGGCAATCAGGTGTCGAGTGTAAGTGCACAAGGGAGCTTGACTGTGAGACCGACGGGTCGAGCAGGAGCGAAAGCTGGGACTAGTGATCCGGCGGTGGCTTGTGGAAGCGCCGTCGCTCAACGGCTAAAAGGTACCCCGGGGATAACAGGCTGATCTTCCCCAAGAGTCCATATCGACGGGATGGTTTGGCACCTCGATGTCGGCTCGTCGCATCCTGGGGCTGGAGTAGGTCCCAAGGGTTGGGCTGTTCGCCCATTAAAGCGGTACGCGAGCTGGGTTTAGAACGTCGCGAGACAGTTCGGTCCCTATCCGCTGCGCGCGCAGGAGACTTGAAAGGAGCTGTCCCTAGTACGAGAGGACCGGGACGGACGAACCTCTGGTGTGCCAGTTGTTCCGCCAGGAGCACGGCTGGTTGGCTACGTTCGGAAGGGATAACCGCTGAAAGCATCTAAGCGGGAAGCTCGCCTTGAGATGAGGTCTCCCACCCGTGAGGGGTAAGGCTCCCAATAGACGATTGGGTTGATAGGCCGGAGGTGGAAGCACAGTAATGTGTGGAGCTGACCGGTACTAATAGGCCGAGGACTTGACCACAAAGCATATTCTTGGTCACTGCAGCGCTTTGGTCCCTTCGCCGGGTCCGGAGCAGCGCGTGATCAGGGTTGTTGCCCGCGTCCACTATGCGATTCTGAAACAGCGAACACCGCGACACGTGTGTGTTTGACAGTTTCATAGTGTTACGGCGGTTATGGCGAAGGGGAAACACCCGGTTACATTCCGAACCCGGAAGTTAAGCTCTTCAGCGCCGATGGTACTGCACCGGGGACGGTGTGGGAGAGTAGGTCGCCGCCGGACAATCATTCAGGAAAGGCCATCCCTTCGGGGGTGGCCTTTCCTGCGTTCCGGGGACTTTTACCCGAGCCCAGCACTCCGAGCCCGGCACCCCGAGCCTGGCACCCGGGCGGCCCTGGTGGAGGATCCGCTCAGGCGTCCGGAGCGGCGTGGAGCAGGGGCTCGATCCGGTAGGGCACCTGGACCGACAGGGCGATCGTGGTGTCGGTGCGCTGGACCGCGGGCGAGGCCAGGATACGAGCGATGATCTCCTGGAGATCCGGCGTGCTGCGGGCGACCACGCGGCAGAGCAGGTCGGCCTGGCCGCTGGTGCCGTACACCTCAAGGATCTCCGGCAGGGACCGGAGCGCCCGCACGGCTTCGGCCAGCCGGCCCTGAGCGATCTGCAGGGAGACGAAGGCCAGGATGGGGTAGCCGACGCCCTCGGGGGTGACCGTGGGGCCGAAGTCGGCGATGACGCCGCGGGCGGTGAGCTTCTCGACGCGGGCCTGCACAGTGCCCCGGGCCACGCCGAGCAGCCGGGCGAGCTCGGTGAGGCCGATGCGCGGATGGGCGCGCATGGTCACCAGGAGGCGGCTGTCCAGGTCGTCGATGGGCACCGCACCAGACTAGGCGATATGACCAGTCAGGCACAGGGCTGACAGTGTGATCATGCGCGGATCGCGCACTCAAACTGCTCGCTCTTGTCAACGATTCGAAGAATTGCTGTCATTTCATTCATGTTCGAGGAAGCGCAGTATTTCGCGCCGGTGGCGACCCGTGAGGACGGCACGGTCGAGGTGGAGCTCGCCGCGAGTCACCCCGGCTTCGCCGATCCGGTCTACCGGCTCCGGCGCAACGCCATCGCCGCGCTCGCGGTGGGACACGTGCCCGGTGCGCCGATCCCCACGGCCGAGTACACCGGCCAGGAGCACGAGGTGTGGGCCCTGGTCAGCCGGGAGCTGGCGATCAAGCACCGTAGATACGCGACCGCTGAATACCTGGACGCGGCCGAGAGGCTGGGACTGCCGGCCGACCGGATCCCGCAGCTTCAGGAGGTGAGCGAGCTGCTGGAGCCGCTGACCGGGTTCCGCTATCTGCCGGCCGCCGGACTGGTGCCGCTGCGGGACTTCTACGGCGTGCTGGCCGACGGCTTCTTCCACTCGACCCAGTACATCCGGCACCACTCGACGCCGCTCTACACGCCGGAGCCGGACGTGATCCACGAGGTGATCGGGCACGCCAACGCGCTGGCCTCCGACCGCTACTCGCGCCTCTACCGGCTGGCCGGCGGTGCGGCGCGTCGGGTCGAGAGCGAGCAGGCGCTGGAGTTCATCTCGAAGGTGTTCTGGTTCACGCTGGAGTTCGGCGTCATGACCGACCAGAACGAGCTGCGGGCGTACGGGGCGGGCATCCTCTCCTCCTACGGGGAGATCGAGGAGTTCCGGGGCATGGACATCCGGCCCCTGGACCTCCTGGCCATGGGCACGACCCACTACGACATCACGAAATACCAGGATGTGCTGTTCCGGGCGGAGTCGCTGGACCATCTTGAGGACGTGGTCGGGGGGTTCTGGGCGACCTGCGACGACGAGAGCATCGCCCGGCTAACCGCCGGTGTCCGCCAAGGCTAGCTGGTTCACCGGCCCGTTCTCCAAGGGTTTGGGCTCCCCCCGGGCGAGGTTCCGTCCCGCCGTCTTCCGGATCCCCGTCCGGGGATAGATCCCGATCATGAGGTAATCGGGGGGGAGCGATCGAGTCGATGGTGAAGACGGCGCATTGGGCGGTTGCGGCGGTAGCCGTACTGGTATCCGGGGCGATGGGTGGTTGCGCGGCCGGGGACGGGATGACGGCAGGCACCGTCTCGCCCTCCCCTTACGGACCCTCCCTCTCCGGATCCTCGCCCTCCGGGACGCCATCTTCCGGATTCTCGTCCCCCTGGCCCTCCCCCTCCGGGTCTCCTTGGCCCTCCCCCTCCGGGGCGGCGACGCCGAGCGCCGCCCCCTCCGAGGATCCCCGGCCCTCTCCCCGGCCGCAGACGCCACCGGGAGCCCCCGCTCCGAAGGTCCCCGCCGCGGCGCTCACCCGCGGCCTCGACCGTTTCCTCGCGCGCTACGGTGGCCGGACCACCGCCATGGTGCGGGACCTGGCCACCGGCCGGACGTACCGGTACCACCGTGGCCTGAGGCTGCCGACGGCGAGCACCTCGAAGATCAATATCCTGATGGCGCTGCTGCTCAGGACGCCGTGGCGCCGGCTGACCGAGCGGACCAGGGACGACGCGGAGCGGATGATCCGTTTCAGCGACAACGCGGCGGCCGACCGGCTGTACGAGCACATCGGCCTGGAGACCGGGCTGGGCAGGGCGAACCGGAAGTTCGGCCTCAGGCGCACCTACACGCCGGCGGGACGGTGCTTGGGCCTGTACTGCTGGGGCATCACGCAGACCACCGCGGGAGACCAGGTCCGGCTGATCAGGGCGTTGGCCGGGGGCCGTGGTCCGCTGCCGGAGGAGGACCGGGCGCGGGTGCTGCGGCTGATGGGGCACGTGATCCCGGAGCAGCGCTGGGGGATCAGCGCGGCGGCGTGCGAGGGCGGCCATGTCTCACTGAAGAACGGCTGGCTGCGGCATGGCTCCAACGGGCGCTGGGCGGTCACCAGCGCGGGGCTGATCAGGGAGCCCGGACACGACTACACCGTGGCGGTCCTCACCGAGGACAGCGGGAGCATGGGCAGCGGCATCGCCCGGGTCGAGGGCACGGTCACGCGCATCCTGGCCGCCTTCCGGGGCCGGCGAGGATGCGCGGCGGCCGGCGGTCAGGACGACTTGTCGACCAGCCGGTAACCCACCCCGCGCACGGTCTGGATCAGCTGGTCGTCGGTGTCGCCGAGGCGGGCACGCAGGCGTTTGACGTGCACGGCGATCGTGTTGGTGGAGGTGGTGTCGGTGGAGTTCCAGACATGCCGCATGATCTGTTCACGGGTGACCGTGCGGTGCGCGTTGCGCATCAGGTAGTGCAGCAGCTCGAACTCGCGCAGCGGCAGGTGGACGGTGTGGCCGCTGACCTTCACCTGGTAGGCGTTCACGTCGAGCTCGACCCTGCCGACGACGAGTGTCCGGCGGGTCGCCGCCTCGCCGGAGAAGGCCGCCTGCACCAGCGGAAGGAGTTCGGGCACCCGGTACGGCCGGGCCACACACGCGGTGGCCCCGGCCGCGAGCGCCTGGACGGCCTGCTCGGCATGGCCTTCGCCCACGCCCAGCAGCACCGGCACCGCCCGCGTCAGCCGTACGGCGCGGATGAACTCCACCGCCCCGATGACCGGCAACGAGGCGCTGACGAGCACGACGTCAGGCCGGAGCGCCCCGGCCTGCAAAAGGGCCTGGGCGCCGTCGGTGACGCCCGTGACCACGACGCCCTCGCGTTCGAGGGCGTCGGCCAGTCCCTGGACCAAGGCCGATTCGGGATCGGCCACCAGCAGCAGGGGCGCCGTCCGAGTGTCCCCGTTCACCTCGGGTGCCGTCAGCGGCTGGATCACCCGGGTCCTCCAATGTGGTCGGTTTATCCGAAGCGGCCGGTGATGTAGTCCTCGGTCGCCTGCTGGGCGGGGTTGGTGAAGATGCGCGAGGTGTCGTCCATCTCGATGACGCGGCCCGGCTGTCCCTGCCCCGCCAGGTTGAAGAAGGCGGTGCGGTCGCTCACCCGTGCGGCCTGCTGCATGTTGTGCGTCACGATGATGATCGTGAACCGGCTCTTCAGCTCGGCCATCAGGTCTTCGATGGCCAGCGTGGAGATCGGGTCCAGGGCGGAGCACGGCTCGTCCATCAGGAGGACCTCCGGCTTGACCGCGATGGCCCGGGCGATGCACAGGCGCTGCTGCTGGCCGCCGGAGAGGCCGGCGCCGGGCTTGTGGAGGCGGTCCTTGACCTCGTTCCAGAGGTTGGCGCCCTTCAGTGACTCCTCGACGATGCCGTCGACCGTGGACTTGGGGTGCCTGCCGTTGAGCCGGAGGCCGGCGGCCACGTTCTCGTAGATCGACATCGTGGGGAACGGGTTGGGGCGCTGGAAGACCATGCCGATCATGCGGCGCACCGACACCGGCTCGACGTCGGAGGCGTAGAGGTCCTCCCCGTCGAGCAGGACCTTGCCCTCCACGCGCGCGCCGGGGATGACCTCGTGCATGCGGTTGAGGGTCCGCAGGAAGGTCGATTTGCCGCACCCCGAGGGGCCGATGAAGGCGGTGATCGACTGGGGCTCGATCGTCATCGAGATGTCCTCGATCGCCTTGTGCTTTCCGTAGTACGCGTCGAGGCCGGAGACCTGGATCTGCTGGCTCACTTCGACATTCCTCCTAACGGCCTCTGGCCGGCGAGCGCCACCAGCCGATGAGGCGTGCCACCAGGTTGAGCAGCATGACGATCAGAATGAGCGTGAGCGCTCCGGCCCACGCACGGTCGATGGCGGTGTCGGTCGGACGGCCCGCCTGGTCGAAGACGAAGAGCGGCAGTCCCATCTGCGGCCCGTTGAAGGGATCGCTGTTGATGGAGTCGGTGAAGAAGACCGTGAGCAGGAGCGGAGCGGTCTCTCCCGCGACACGCGCGATGGCGAGCATGACGCCGGTCGCGATGCCGGTGAAGGAGGTCGGCAGGACGACCCTGGTGATCGTCCGCCACTTCGGCACGCCCAGCGCGTAGGAGGCCTCCCGCAGGTCGGTGGGGACCAGCCGGAGCATCTCCTCGGCGGAGCGGACCACCGTCGGCATCATCAGGATCGACAGGGCCAGCGCGCCGGCGAAACCGGAGAACGGCAGGCCCAGCGCCAGGATCCAGAAGGCCAGGATGAACAGGCCGGAGACCACCGAGGGGATGCCGGTCATGACGTCCACGAAGAAGCTGATCGCCCGGCTCAGCCGGGTGCCCGCGCCGTACTCCACGAGGTAGATCGCGGTGAGCAGGCCGACCGGGATCGAGATGAGCGAGGCCAGCAGGACCTGCTCCAGCGTGCCGAGGATCGCGTGGTAGGCGCCGCCCCCCGCGTCCCGGGCGCCGATGTTGCGCATGGAGTGCGTCAGGAACTCCATGTCGAACCGGGCGAGGCCGTTCTTGACCACCATCCAGAGGACCGCGATCAGCGGCACCACGGCGATGGCGAACGACAGATAGACCAGCGACCGGACGAGCCGGTCCTTGAACCGCCTGCCGGCTGAGATGCGCTGGATCGCGGTCATGCGGCGGCTCCGGAGAACTCCTTGCGACGGGCGACGATCAGGCGGGCGCCCATGTTCACCAGCAACGTGATGATGAACAGCACCAGGCCCGACGCGATCAGCGCGCCACGGCCGATCGGGGTGGCCTCGCCGAACCCGTTGGCGATGTTGGCGGCGATGCTGTTGCCCTGCGGGGTGAGGATCTCAAGGCTGATGCCGAACGTCGCGGGGAAGATGAGGGCGACGGCGATGGTCTCTCCCATGGCCCGGCCGAGACCGAGCATGGACGCGCTGATGACGCCGGGACGGCCGAACGGCAGGACCGCCATCCTGATCACTTCCCAGCGGGTCGCGCCGAGGGCCAGTGCCGCCTCCTCGTGCGCCCTGGGCACCTGGAGGAACACCTCCCGGGAGATCGCCGCGATGATCGGCAGGATCATGACCGCGAGCACGATCGACGCCGTCAGCATCGAGCGGCCGGTGATGATGTCACCGCCGAACAGCGGGATGAACCCCAGATACTCGTGCAGGAACTCGGAGGGGCCCTGCATGAACGGGACGAGGAAGACGACGCCCCACAGGCCGTAGACGACGCTGGGGACGGCGGCCAGCAGGTCGATGACGTATCCCAGGATCCCGGCCATCCGCCGGGGCGCGTAGTGGGAGATGAACAGCGCCACGCCGACGGCCACCGGCACCGCCATGATCAGCGCGAGGACCGCGCTGATCAGCGTGCCGAAGGCCAGCGCCCCGATGCCGAAGGACTGGGTGCTGTTCGGCTCCCAGGTGAGGGTGGTGAGGAAGCTCCCCTTGTTGGCCTGCAGCGCGGGGACCGCCTCGACGACGAGGAAGACGGCGATGGCCGCCATGATCGCCAGCAGGAGAATGCCGGCGGCCGTGGAGGCGTAGCGGAAGGGCACCTCACCTCGGCTGCGCCGAGAGGCGGACCGGCTCAGGGCCGATCCGCCGTCACGGGTGCGAACTGGAGTCGCCATCAACTTAGGAGATCGCCTCGACGGCGGTCCGGACCTTGGCGAGAACCGTCGCCGGCAGCGGGGCGTAGCCCAGGCTGGTCAGCGCCTGCTGGCCCTCGTCGCTGGAGGTGTAGGTGAGGAAGGACTTCACCAGCTTGGCCTCCTCGGGAGCCAGGCCCTTCTCGCAGGTGATCTCGTAGGTCACCAGGACGATGGGGTAGGCGCCGGCGGCCTTGGTGGCGTAGTCGATGCTCAGCTTGAGGTCGTTGCCCTGACCGACGACCTCGGCGGCCTCGACCGTCTTGGCCGCGCTCTCCGGGGTCAGCTCCACGAACTCGCCGGAGCCGTTGGCGACCTTGGCCTTGGCCAGGCTGGAGTTCTCGGCGTAGGAGAGCTCCACGTAGCTGATCGAGCCGGGGGCGCTCTTGATGGCCTGCGCGATGCCGTCGGAGCCCTTGGCGCCCTGGCCCTTGGCCTCGGCCGGCCACGCCTTGGCGGGCTCGTACGGCCACTCGGCGGTCTTGGACAGGAACTTGGTGAAGTTGTCGCTGGTGCCCGACTCGTCCGAGCGGTGGAAGGCCTGGATCGGGGTCGAGGGGAGCTTGGCGTCCGGGTTGTCGGCCTTGATCGCCGCGTCGTCCCACTTTGTGATCTTGCTGTTGAAGATGCCGCCGATGGTCTTGGGGGACAGCTGCAGCCCCTCGACGCCCGGCAGGTTGTAGACGACGGCTACCGGGCCGGTCACCATCGGGATGTTGATGGCCTTGCCGGTCTTGCACCGGGCGTCGGCCTGCGCGGGCTCACCCTTGTCGTCCTTCAGCGCCGAGTCGGAGCCGGCGAAGGCGACCGTGCCCTGAATGAAGGCCTGCACACCCGCGCCGGAGCCGCTGGGCTGGTAGTTGAGGCTCACACCCGCGTTGGCCTGCTGGAAGTTCTTCTTCCACTCGTCGATGGCGTTCGCCTGCGCCGAGGAGCCCGCAGCGTTGATCGTGCCGCTGAGACCGGCGTCCGATCCGGCCGAGGGCGCCGTTGAGGCCGGTGCCGTGGAGGCGTCGGTGCTGGCGGAGTTGTTATCGGTGCCGCACGCAGCGAGCGAGAGCGCGCCGACGAGGGTGACCGCGGCGAGCCGGCCTGCATACTTCACGGTTGGGTTCCTCCCACTAAGTCCTTCAACGTTCAAGACAGTAGGGAGGCGAGATGACTCGAAACCGGTAGGAAGGTGAACGCAAAATGAATGCATTCGGTCGGAGTTGTGGCGACGGCTTGGGCGAGTCTTGAAGTTCCGGCCAGGTCCGGGGCCCTTTCCGGGCCCAGGACAGGCCGAGGCGAGAGCCGCCGGGGGGTTTCGGCGGAGCTTCCGTGCAGATTGGCCGGTGGGGCTCCGCCACGCGAGGCCGGCAGGACTCCTCCACGCGGGACCGACAGGGCTCCGCCACACGAGGAAGGCGAGCGGGCTCCTCCACACGGGGCCGACGGGGCTCCGCCACGCGAGGAAGGTGGGCGGACTCCTCCACGCGGGGCCGACGGGCTCGGCCACGCGGGCAGGGTGAGAGTGGGCGCCGCTACACGGGGCCGGCGGGACTTCGTTACACGGGGCCGACCGGACTCCGCCACACGGGAAGGACGGGACTCCGCTACACGGGAAGGGTGAGCGGGCCGCCGCCGAGGCGCTTGAGGACCTCGCTGTGCAGCGGGCCGTTGGTGCACACCAGGCTGCCCCCGTCGAGGCCGGGGACGCCGGACAGGTCGGTCCAGATGCCGCCCGCCTCCTCGACGATCACGGTCAGCGCCGCGATGTCCCAGGGGGAGAGTTCGGGCTCGGCCGACAGGTCGACCGCGCCCTCGGCGACCAGCATGTGCGACCAGAAGTCGCCGTAGGCGCGGCTGCGCCAGACCGACCGGTTGAGGTCGAGGAACTCCTCAAGCTTGCCGGCCTCCTCCCAGCCGCCGAAGCTGGAGTAGGAGAAGGAGGCGTCCTCCAGCCGGGTGACGGAGGAGACCTGGCAGCGGGTGGCCTTGGTGAGGCTCTTGCCCGTCCACGCGCCGCTGTCGCGGGCGGCCCACCAGCGGCGGCCGAGCGCCGGGGCGGAGACCAGGCCCACGACGACCCGGCCCTGGTCCATCAGCGCGATGAGCGTGGCCCAGATGGGGACGCCGCGCACGTAGTTCTTCGTGCCGTCGATCGGGTCGATCACCCACGAGCGCGCGCCGTAGCCGGTCTTGCCGAACTCCTCGCCGATCACCGCGTCACGGGGGCGGGCCCGGCTGAGCGTGCTGCGGATCGCCTCCTCGACCGCCCGGTCGGCGTCGCTGACCGGGGTGAGGTCCGGTTTGGTGTCGACCCGGAGGTCGGCGGCCTTGAACCGGCGCATGGTCAGGTCGTCGGCGGCGTCGGCCATG
Coding sequences:
- a CDS encoding Lrp/AsnC family transcriptional regulator, with the translated sequence MPIDDLDSRLLVTMRAHPRIGLTELARLLGVARGTVQARVEKLTARGVIADFGPTVTPEGVGYPILAFVSLQIAQGRLAEAVRALRSLPEILEVYGTSGQADLLCRVVARSTPDLQEIIARILASPAVQRTDTTIALSVQVPYRIEPLLHAAPDA
- a CDS encoding phenylalanine 4-monooxygenase: MFEEAQYFAPVATREDGTVEVELAASHPGFADPVYRLRRNAIAALAVGHVPGAPIPTAEYTGQEHEVWALVSRELAIKHRRYATAEYLDAAERLGLPADRIPQLQEVSELLEPLTGFRYLPAAGLVPLRDFYGVLADGFFHSTQYIRHHSTPLYTPEPDVIHEVIGHANALASDRYSRLYRLAGGAARRVESEQALEFISKVFWFTLEFGVMTDQNELRAYGAGILSSYGEIEEFRGMDIRPLDLLAMGTTHYDITKYQDVLFRAESLDHLEDVVGGFWATCDDESIARLTAGVRQG
- a CDS encoding serine hydrolase; the encoded protein is MVRDLATGRTYRYHRGLRLPTASTSKINILMALLLRTPWRRLTERTRDDAERMIRFSDNAAADRLYEHIGLETGLGRANRKFGLRRTYTPAGRCLGLYCWGITQTTAGDQVRLIRALAGGRGPLPEEDRARVLRLMGHVIPEQRWGISAAACEGGHVSLKNGWLRHGSNGRWAVTSAGLIREPGHDYTVAVLTEDSGSMGSGIARVEGTVTRILAAFRGRRGCAAAGGQDDLSTSR
- a CDS encoding response regulator transcription factor translates to MIQPLTAPEVNGDTRTAPLLLVADPESALVQGLADALEREGVVVTGVTDGAQALLQAGALRPDVVLVSASLPVIGAVEFIRAVRLTRAVPVLLGVGEGHAEQAVQALAAGATACVARPYRVPELLPLVQAAFSGEAATRRTLVVGRVELDVNAYQVKVSGHTVHLPLREFELLHYLMRNAHRTVTREQIMRHVWNSTDTTSTNTIAVHVKRLRARLGDTDDQLIQTVRGVGYRLVDKSS
- the pstB gene encoding phosphate ABC transporter ATP-binding protein PstB, translated to MSQQIQVSGLDAYYGKHKAIEDISMTIEPQSITAFIGPSGCGKSTFLRTLNRMHEVIPGARVEGKVLLDGEDLYASDVEPVSVRRMIGMVFQRPNPFPTMSIYENVAAGLRLNGRHPKSTVDGIVEESLKGANLWNEVKDRLHKPGAGLSGGQQQRLCIARAIAVKPEVLLMDEPCSALDPISTLAIEDLMAELKSRFTIIIVTHNMQQAARVSDRTAFFNLAGQGQPGRVIEMDDTSRIFTNPAQQATEDYITGRFG
- the pstA gene encoding phosphate ABC transporter permease PstA, encoding MTAIQRISAGRRFKDRLVRSLVYLSFAIAVVPLIAVLWMVVKNGLARFDMEFLTHSMRNIGARDAGGGAYHAILGTLEQVLLASLISIPVGLLTAIYLVEYGAGTRLSRAISFFVDVMTGIPSVVSGLFILAFWILALGLPFSGFAGALALSILMMPTVVRSAEEMLRLVPTDLREASYALGVPKWRTITRVVLPTSFTGIATGVMLAIARVAGETAPLLLTVFFTDSINSDPFNGPQMGLPLFVFDQAGRPTDTAIDRAWAGALTLILIVMLLNLVARLIGWWRSPARGR
- the pstC gene encoding phosphate ABC transporter permease subunit PstC produces the protein MATPVRTRDGGSALSRSASRRSRGEVPFRYASTAAGILLLAIMAAIAVFLVVEAVPALQANKGSFLTTLTWEPNSTQSFGIGALAFGTLISAVLALIMAVPVAVGVALFISHYAPRRMAGILGYVIDLLAAVPSVVYGLWGVVFLVPFMQGPSEFLHEYLGFIPLFGGDIITGRSMLTASIVLAVMILPIIAAISREVFLQVPRAHEEAALALGATRWEVIRMAVLPFGRPGVISASMLGLGRAMGETIAVALIFPATFGISLEILTPQGNSIAANIANGFGEATPIGRGALIASGLVLFIITLLVNMGARLIVARRKEFSGAAA
- the pstS gene encoding phosphate ABC transporter substrate-binding protein PstS, translated to MKYAGRLAAVTLVGALSLAACGTDNNSASTDASTAPASTAPSAGSDAGLSGTINAAGSSAQANAIDEWKKNFQQANAGVSLNYQPSGSGAGVQAFIQGTVAFAGSDSALKDDKGEPAQADARCKTGKAINIPMVTGPVAVVYNLPGVEGLQLSPKTIGGIFNSKITKWDDAAIKADNPDAKLPSTPIQAFHRSDESGTSDNFTKFLSKTAEWPYEPAKAWPAEAKGQGAKGSDGIAQAIKSAPGSISYVELSYAENSSLAKAKVANGSGEFVELTPESAAKTVEAAEVVGQGNDLKLSIDYATKAAGAYPIVLVTYEITCEKGLAPEEAKLVKSFLTYTSSDEGQQALTSLGYAPLPATVLAKVRTAVEAIS
- the hisN gene encoding histidinol-phosphatase; this translates as MTGYNDDLRLAHVMADAADDLTMRRFKAADLRVDTKPDLTPVSDADRAVEEAIRSTLSRARPRDAVIGEEFGKTGYGARSWVIDPIDGTKNYVRGVPIWATLIALMDQGRVVVGLVSAPALGRRWWAARDSGAWTGKSLTKATRCQVSSVTRLEDASFSYSSFGGWEEAGKLEEFLDLNRSVWRSRAYGDFWSHMLVAEGAVDLSAEPELSPWDIAALTVIVEEAGGIWTDLSGVPGLDGGSLVCTNGPLHSEVLKRLGGGPLTLPV